The Nerophis ophidion isolate RoL-2023_Sa linkage group LG09, RoL_Noph_v1.0, whole genome shotgun sequence genome contains a region encoding:
- the eif4e1c gene encoding eukaryotic translation initiation factor 4E family member 1c — protein sequence MRRSLIGQICPAVKMATSEPKTPETEEPQPPPQLPDNPEQYIKHPLQNKWALWYYKNDKSKTWTENLRLIFKFDTVEDFWALYNHIQQPSKLGYGCDYCLFKDGIKPMWEDDRNKLGGRWLMTLNKQQRHNDLDRYWMETLLCLVGESFDEASEDVCGAVVNVRPKGDKISIWTSNCQNRDAIMTIGQQYKDLLKIPIKAMLGYQSHDDTSSKSGSTTKNMYSV from the exons AAAACACCCGAAACTGAAGAGCCGCAACCACCACCGCAACTGCCCGACAACCCAGAACAATATATCAAACACCCCTTGCAAAACAA ATGGGCCCTGTGGTATTACAAAAATGACAAGAGCAAAACCTGGACAGAGAACTTGCGTCTCATTTTCAAATTTGACACAGTGGAAGATTTCTGGGC ATTATACAACCACATACAACAGCCCAGCAAACTTGGTTATGGCTGTGATTATTGCTTATTTAAG GATGGAATCAAACCCATGTGGGAGGACGACAGGAATAAATTGGGGGGTCGGTGGCTGATGACCCTCAACAAACAGCAGAGGCACAATGACCTTGACCGCTATTGGATGGAAACG CTCCTGTGTTTAGTCGGCGAGTCGTTTGATGAGGCAAGCGAGGATGTGTGTGGCGCCGTGGTCAACGTTAGACCCAAAGGGGACAAAATATCCATCTGGACGAGTAACTGTCAAAACAGGGACGCCATCATGACGATAGG GCAACAATATAAGGACCTTCTGAAGATCCCCATCAAAGCCATGCTGGGTTACCAGTCACACGACGACACGTCCAGCAAGAGCGGCTCCACTACCAAGAACATGTACTCAGTTTGA